In [Clostridium] cellulosi, one genomic interval encodes:
- a CDS encoding hypothetical protein (Family membership) yields MHEFDRCVITSKSGEELARGEIDAFDGSKARVNIIGDYSLRVAEDVNLFIYNSVKGECVYFADVESIDGNELVLENLKFISSRQKRNSTRAEILLHYKITHKFGADGNIEKLEKPIDITIINISANGMYIKCDEKFEKWHRFPFVFREAGMPMCLTAEVVRCVYSNRGNKYGCRFVDISEKDADNIYRFVLHEQIEQRRRRRIF; encoded by the coding sequence TTGCATGAATTCGACAGGTGTGTAATAACTTCAAAAAGTGGCGAAGAGCTTGCGAGAGGGGAAATAGACGCTTTTGATGGCAGCAAAGCTCGGGTTAACATCATTGGCGATTATTCGCTGCGTGTTGCCGAAGACGTGAACCTATTTATCTATAACAGCGTAAAGGGCGAATGTGTGTATTTTGCGGATGTTGAAAGCATTGACGGAAATGAACTCGTGCTTGAAAATTTAAAATTTATAAGTTCAAGGCAAAAGCGCAACAGCACTCGGGCTGAAATACTTTTGCATTATAAAATCACTCATAAATTCGGGGCAGATGGCAACATTGAAAAACTCGAAAAACCCATAGATATAACAATAATCAATATAAGCGCTAACGGTATGTACATAAAATGTGATGAGAAGTTTGAAAAATGGCATAGGTTTCCGTTCGTTTTCAGAGAAGCAGGCATGCCGATGTGCCTTACAGCAGAGGTTGTTAGATGTGTTTATTCTAACAGGGGAAATAAGTATGGCTGCCGCTTTGTGGACATCAGTGAAAAAGATGCGGACAACATCTACCGTTTCGTTTTGCATGAACAGATAGAACAAAGAAGGCGCAGAAGAATTTTCTGA
- a CDS encoding single-stranded-DNA-specific exonuclease RecJ (High confidence in function and specificity) yields MVRREWRVLQPDKEAIANLRKAGYPRVTATLLALRGLKDPEEAKSFLSGDGKFHDPMLLADVEKAAARILKAIEGHEKITVYGDYDADGVTSAALLYSYLKENGADVDYYIPDRESEGYGLNSAACKRIADSGTTLIITVDTGISAFDEAKLLNELGVCLIITDHHNPYDTLPEAYAIVNPKRQDCKYPFKELAGVGTAFKLVCAIEKSKPEGLSEDALFKKYGELVCVGTVADVVPLLGENRLIVCRGLKLISEGKNIGISALLEAAGVRRRLTSTLLGFTVAPRINACGRIATAGDAFELLTTRDTDKAKQLAQKLNDNNSERRRIEAEILKETVKNIDENESLRLSPLLIVSGEKWHNGVIGIVASRLVELYGKPAIVVSFDGDIGRASCRSVPGFNIHAALKSCSQYLERFGGHELAAGFTVKRENYDALYAALNHLASIQPELPTLRVCMDMKLHGYEISLSTAREVRRLEPFGSGNPAPLFYVPAAQITALSPVGDGHTRISFNCDGFEFTAVMFNTARRGFDFEVWDIVDLAVSLEVNLYKNTESLGVIVRDIRKSACFEYYTELYKSFLSGTPIASDALRARLKPDREEFAAVFRLLTRHEGKISLEKACKDICRVKPRFNYFKLLLIKDIFTETGLIVSDGQDDGENITYRLRSGVKIDLAASALLKRL; encoded by the coding sequence TTGGTTCGCAGGGAGTGGCGCGTTTTGCAGCCTGACAAGGAGGCTATAGCAAATTTGCGCAAAGCGGGATACCCGCGGGTTACCGCTACACTTTTGGCGCTGCGCGGATTGAAAGACCCGGAAGAAGCCAAAAGTTTTCTCTCCGGAGATGGAAAATTCCATGACCCAATGCTTTTAGCGGATGTTGAAAAGGCAGCGGCTCGAATCTTAAAAGCAATAGAGGGCCATGAGAAAATAACGGTTTATGGTGATTATGACGCTGACGGTGTAACCTCCGCCGCGCTTTTATATTCTTATCTTAAAGAAAACGGCGCAGACGTGGATTATTATATACCGGACAGGGAAAGCGAGGGCTATGGGCTAAACAGCGCTGCCTGCAAAAGAATTGCAGACAGCGGCACGACGCTTATCATTACGGTTGACACCGGCATATCCGCCTTCGACGAGGCAAAACTGCTCAACGAGCTCGGCGTCTGTCTGATAATCACCGACCACCACAACCCGTATGATACCCTGCCCGAGGCATATGCCATAGTAAACCCGAAGCGGCAGGACTGCAAATATCCGTTCAAAGAGCTTGCCGGCGTCGGCACAGCCTTCAAGCTTGTCTGCGCAATTGAAAAGAGCAAACCTGAAGGACTTTCAGAAGACGCTTTGTTTAAGAAATACGGGGAGCTTGTCTGTGTCGGCACAGTGGCGGATGTGGTGCCCCTTCTCGGCGAAAACAGGCTTATAGTATGCCGCGGCCTCAAGCTCATTTCAGAGGGCAAAAATATCGGCATATCAGCCTTGCTCGAAGCGGCAGGAGTGCGCCGCAGATTAACGTCCACACTTTTGGGTTTTACCGTTGCACCGCGCATAAATGCCTGCGGGCGTATAGCGACAGCCGGCGACGCCTTTGAGCTTTTGACAACGAGAGATACCGATAAGGCAAAACAGCTTGCACAAAAGCTTAATGATAATAACAGCGAGCGCCGCCGCATAGAAGCGGAGATATTGAAGGAGACCGTAAAGAATATCGACGAGAATGAATCGCTGCGCCTGAGCCCATTATTAATTGTTTCAGGAGAAAAGTGGCACAACGGTGTAATTGGGATTGTAGCATCGAGGCTGGTTGAGCTTTATGGAAAGCCGGCCATAGTCGTATCGTTTGACGGCGATATCGGGCGCGCCTCTTGCCGCAGCGTACCGGGATTCAATATCCATGCCGCGCTGAAGTCATGTTCACAATACCTTGAGCGTTTCGGCGGCCACGAACTGGCGGCAGGGTTTACTGTAAAACGGGAAAATTATGACGCTCTTTACGCCGCTTTAAACCATCTGGCGAGTATTCAACCGGAGCTGCCCACCCTGCGCGTCTGCATGGATATGAAACTGCACGGCTATGAAATATCCCTGTCGACGGCGCGTGAAGTCAGACGCCTCGAACCTTTTGGCAGCGGAAACCCTGCACCGCTTTTCTATGTGCCCGCTGCTCAGATTACAGCTCTTTCCCCGGTTGGCGATGGCCATACCCGTATTTCGTTTAACTGCGACGGCTTTGAATTTACGGCTGTCATGTTCAATACGGCAAGGCGAGGTTTTGATTTTGAGGTTTGGGATATAGTAGACCTTGCCGTATCGCTTGAGGTAAATCTTTATAAAAACACCGAGTCACTCGGCGTGATTGTAAGAGATATAAGAAAATCAGCGTGTTTCGAATATTATACTGAACTTTATAAATCCTTTTTGTCAGGTACCCCCATTGCTTCTGACGCATTAAGGGCCAGGCTGAAACCCGACCGCGAAGAATTCGCCGCCGTTTTCCGGCTGTTGACCCGGCATGAAGGCAAGATTTCGCTTGAAAAGGCATGCAAGGATATTTGCCGCGTTAAACCGCGTTTTAATTATTTTAAGCTGCTCCTGATAAAGGATATTTTCACTGAAACAGGCCTTATCGTCAGCGATGGTCAGGATGATGGCGAGAATATTACATACCGCCTGCGCAGCGGAGTCAAAATCGACCTTGCGGCATCTGCACTTTTGAAAAGGTTGTAG
- the relA gene encoding GTP pyrophosphokinase (High confidence in function and specificity): MDSILENIIEKIKQSGVAYDIDKITEAYEFAAAAHEGQKRRSGEPYVTHPAAVAAILIDLGLDTDSVIGGLLHDVVEDTPVELSAIEKQFGSDVALLVDGVTKLGRIPYSSREEQQAENIRKMLLAMAKDIRVILIKLADRLHNMRTARFLPPEKQLLKAFETMEIYAPIAHRLGIRTIKDELEDISLRLLDPFAYNEIESMLAGRKDQREALLDSIKERIAERLQKLNLNVHIDGRVKSIYGIYRKTYLRGKSFDEIYDIYAIRIIVDTVNDCYNVLGIIHDMMKPIPGRFKDYISTPKPNMYQSLHTTVIGKEGIPFEVQIRTWEMHYTAEYGIAAHWKYKLGISGGNKALDERLTWVRQLLEMQQESKDAEDFIRSLKTDLSPDEVFVFTPRGDVINLPLNSTPIDFAYAIHSAVGNRMTGAKVDGKIVPLDYKLQTGEIVEILTTSAPGHGPSRDWLKIARTSEARNKIRSWFKKERREENIAQGKAELEREFRRNGIILDEDQYDDFVLEVAKRQHFNTADEFLAAIGYGGIALSKIMPRVKDDYLKAIKPQKLQIPENITHRHTVGGVIVEGLNNCLVKMARCCNPVPGDKIIGFITRGFGVSVHKTDCVNVRQNISREEYAGRWVNVSWARNINAPFKASLQIISSDRFGLLADVSSTLSAMRVMIHAVNARELKNGNAVINLTVDVTSTEHLQNVISRLSKISGVLEVTRSGAK, from the coding sequence ATGGACTCTATACTTGAGAATATCATAGAAAAAATAAAACAGAGCGGCGTTGCATACGATATTGATAAGATAACCGAGGCGTATGAATTTGCTGCAGCGGCACATGAGGGGCAAAAGCGCCGTTCAGGCGAACCGTATGTGACACATCCTGCAGCGGTAGCGGCTATTTTAATCGATTTGGGGCTTGATACGGATTCAGTAATCGGCGGGCTGCTGCATGATGTTGTCGAAGACACGCCGGTGGAACTGTCGGCTATAGAAAAACAGTTCGGGAGCGACGTGGCCCTTCTTGTCGACGGCGTTACAAAGCTCGGACGCATACCATATTCGTCCCGCGAAGAGCAGCAGGCGGAGAATATTCGCAAAATGCTGCTCGCCATGGCGAAGGACATACGGGTCATACTTATAAAACTTGCCGACCGGCTCCACAATATGAGGACTGCCCGTTTTCTGCCGCCGGAGAAGCAGCTTTTAAAGGCTTTTGAGACAATGGAGATTTATGCGCCGATTGCCCACAGGCTCGGCATACGTACAATTAAGGACGAACTTGAGGATATCTCCCTGCGGCTGCTGGACCCTTTTGCCTACAATGAGATTGAATCCATGCTTGCCGGCAGAAAGGACCAGCGCGAGGCCCTGCTCGACAGTATCAAAGAGCGGATTGCCGAACGCCTTCAGAAGCTTAATCTCAACGTGCATATTGACGGACGTGTCAAAAGCATATACGGCATTTACCGCAAAACATACCTCCGCGGTAAATCCTTTGACGAAATATACGACATTTACGCCATACGCATTATTGTCGATACGGTCAACGACTGCTATAATGTACTCGGTATTATTCATGACATGATGAAGCCTATTCCGGGCCGCTTCAAGGACTATATCTCCACGCCAAAGCCGAATATGTACCAGTCGCTCCACACGACTGTAATAGGCAAGGAGGGTATTCCTTTCGAGGTGCAAATCCGCACATGGGAGATGCACTATACGGCCGAATACGGTATCGCTGCGCATTGGAAATATAAGCTCGGCATATCCGGAGGCAACAAGGCGCTCGACGAGCGTCTGACCTGGGTGCGCCAACTGCTTGAAATGCAGCAGGAGTCGAAGGACGCGGAGGACTTCATAAGGTCGCTCAAGACCGACCTTTCACCAGACGAGGTTTTTGTATTCACTCCCCGCGGCGACGTAATAAACCTGCCGCTTAATTCTACGCCCATTGACTTTGCCTATGCGATTCACAGCGCCGTCGGCAACCGCATGACCGGCGCCAAAGTCGACGGGAAGATTGTGCCGCTCGACTATAAACTCCAGACGGGCGAAATCGTAGAAATACTGACCACCTCAGCCCCAGGGCACGGCCCGAGCCGCGACTGGCTCAAGATAGCCCGCACAAGCGAAGCCAGAAACAAGATACGTTCATGGTTCAAAAAGGAGCGGCGTGAGGAGAATATCGCCCAGGGCAAAGCGGAGCTTGAACGCGAATTCCGGCGCAACGGGATTATACTCGACGAAGACCAGTATGACGATTTTGTTCTTGAAGTGGCAAAGCGCCAGCATTTCAATACTGCAGACGAGTTCTTGGCGGCGATAGGCTACGGCGGCATTGCCCTTTCAAAAATTATGCCGCGCGTCAAAGACGATTATCTCAAGGCTATAAAGCCTCAGAAACTGCAGATTCCTGAAAACATCACTCATCGGCATACAGTCGGCGGCGTCATCGTTGAAGGGCTGAACAACTGCCTTGTCAAGATGGCACGCTGCTGCAACCCTGTGCCCGGTGACAAGATAATAGGTTTTATAACCCGCGGCTTTGGTGTCTCGGTTCACAAAACCGATTGCGTAAACGTAAGACAGAACATATCGCGCGAAGAATACGCAGGACGCTGGGTCAATGTAAGCTGGGCCCGCAATATTAACGCGCCGTTCAAGGCGTCGCTTCAGATTATATCTTCTGACAGGTTTGGCCTGCTGGCGGATGTTTCATCAACTCTTTCAGCAATGAGGGTGATGATCCACGCCGTAAATGCGCGGGAGCTGAAAAACGGCAACGCGGTTATAAACCTTACGGTTGATGTAACAAGCACAGAACACCTGCAGAATGTAATATCCAGACTCAGCAAGATAAGCGGTGTTTTGGAGGTTACCAGGTCTGGCGCCAAATAA
- a CDS encoding hypothetical protein (Family membership) — protein MKAVIQRVTRAAVSVGSETVGKIESGLLVLLGVAEGDTDADAEKLASKVAKLRIFSDENGKLSKSVTDIDGGILTVSNFTLCGNCSRGNRPDFTAAAKAEEAKRLYLHFIDAVERSGVKNSASGRFGADMKISAELDGPVTIVIDTDTL, from the coding sequence ATGAAAGCAGTTATACAAAGGGTTACACGCGCCGCTGTAAGCGTCGGCAGTGAAACTGTCGGGAAAATAGAAAGCGGCCTTTTGGTTTTGTTAGGTGTTGCCGAAGGCGATACAGATGCCGATGCCGAGAAGCTGGCGTCAAAGGTGGCAAAGCTTAGGATTTTCAGCGATGAAAACGGAAAGCTTTCAAAGTCGGTGACAGATATTGACGGTGGCATATTGACAGTTTCAAATTTCACGCTTTGCGGCAACTGTTCTCGCGGCAACAGACCGGATTTTACTGCCGCCGCGAAAGCCGAAGAAGCCAAACGGCTGTATCTTCATTTTATAGACGCAGTTGAACGGTCAGGCGTAAAGAACAGCGCGTCGGGGAGATTCGGCGCGGACATGAAGATATCTGCTGAACTTGACGGACCAGTGACGATTGTCATCGACACGGATACGCTTTGA
- a CDS encoding Hydroxyacylglutathione hydrolase (High confidence in function and specificity), producing MFIKCLKVGMIETNCYIVCDKVTNSAVIIDPGADASRIVTALEETGCKAKYVLLTHGHADHMLAAHEVLSKTGAKLGVFADELELLNNPDLNVYNAMGLDNFEPFTPDILFHDGDTVTFGGVSMQVIHTPGHTHGSCCYMTQDTLFSGDTLFKESAGRTDLPTGNMQELEESLKRIFSLEGDLQVLPGHGDFTTLDYERKNNPFMGTLI from the coding sequence ATGTTTATAAAATGCCTGAAAGTTGGCATGATTGAGACAAACTGTTATATTGTATGTGATAAGGTAACAAATTCCGCGGTGATAATCGACCCCGGCGCCGATGCTTCCCGCATTGTTACTGCGCTTGAAGAGACAGGCTGCAAAGCAAAGTATGTGCTGCTTACACATGGGCATGCAGACCATATGCTCGCGGCCCACGAGGTGCTTTCAAAAACCGGTGCTAAGCTCGGGGTGTTTGCCGATGAGCTTGAGCTTTTAAATAATCCTGACTTAAATGTTTACAATGCAATGGGGTTAGATAATTTTGAGCCTTTTACCCCAGATATCCTGTTTCACGACGGCGATACGGTGACGTTCGGCGGCGTGAGTATGCAGGTAATCCACACACCGGGGCATACGCACGGTTCCTGCTGCTATATGACGCAGGACACATTATTCAGCGGCGATACCCTGTTTAAAGAAAGTGCGGGGCGTACTGACCTGCCCACTGGAAACATGCAGGAGCTTGAGGAATCTTTAAAGCGGATTTTCTCGCTTGAAGGCGACCTGCAAGTATTGCCGGGACACGGCGATTTCACTACCCTTGATTATGAAAGGAAAAATAACCCGTTTATGGGGACCTTGATATGA
- a CDS encoding coproporphyrinogen dehydrogenase (High confidence in function and specificity) — protein sequence MKLFLDGHDLEYEMRALCFAFFPGEPVECQNTAAGGCPDDDFVYTKIKRHADNKISALVCVSKGGVRKCAAERVRVKPNERGHEFDIQCEFALGRAMYRAVAKITGFRHPWGILTGIRPVKLARARLSAGMAPDMAAKDLQKQFYTSKEKAELCVEAGILEEQIISLSQPNSASLYISIPFCPSRCLYCSFISHDVEKMAKLLPEYVRLMCEEIEKTGELATELGLRLETIYIGGGTPTSLSARQLSDIMSCVKKSFKLDWLREYTVEAGRPDTITREKLDAIIDGGATRISINPQTLNDDILRAIGRNHTSAQVFEAFAQARQAGFKSINMDLIAGLPGDTPQGFSKTLDGVLSLDPEAITVHTLAMKRSSRLVTSGGGYYDAEARDVNLMLSEARSRFKTAGYRPYYLYRQKNTLGGLENVGFAKPGFEGLYNIFIMDETHTILAVGAGAVTKLRQPHGDKIERVFNFKYPYEYIGRFSEILDRKKKVKEFYASYN from the coding sequence ATGAAATTATTTCTTGACGGGCACGACCTTGAATATGAGATGAGGGCCCTTTGCTTTGCTTTCTTTCCTGGAGAACCAGTCGAATGTCAGAATACCGCCGCCGGAGGTTGTCCCGACGACGATTTTGTTTATACTAAAATAAAGCGTCATGCAGACAATAAGATTTCTGCGTTAGTCTGTGTTTCAAAAGGCGGCGTTAGAAAATGCGCTGCGGAACGGGTAAGGGTCAAACCGAATGAACGCGGGCATGAGTTTGACATACAGTGTGAATTTGCGCTTGGCAGGGCTATGTATAGGGCGGTAGCGAAAATTACCGGTTTCCGCCACCCGTGGGGTATACTGACGGGGATAAGGCCGGTCAAACTCGCGCGTGCGCGGTTATCCGCAGGAATGGCTCCGGATATGGCGGCGAAGGACCTGCAGAAGCAGTTCTATACATCAAAGGAAAAGGCAGAGCTTTGTGTAGAGGCGGGGATATTGGAGGAGCAAATAATATCCTTATCCCAACCGAACTCTGCGAGCCTTTATATCTCCATACCCTTTTGCCCTTCGCGTTGCCTCTATTGTTCTTTTATTTCGCACGATGTCGAAAAAATGGCAAAACTGTTGCCGGAATATGTGAGGCTGATGTGCGAGGAGATAGAAAAAACCGGGGAATTGGCAACCGAACTCGGGCTGAGGTTAGAGACAATTTATATCGGAGGAGGCACACCCACCTCCCTCAGCGCGCGGCAGCTTTCGGATATTATGTCCTGCGTCAAAAAATCATTCAAACTGGATTGGCTTCGTGAATATACTGTAGAAGCTGGCCGGCCGGATACAATCACCCGTGAAAAGCTCGACGCGATTATCGATGGCGGCGCCACCCGTATTAGTATAAATCCGCAGACGCTGAACGATGATATATTAAGGGCGATAGGGCGAAATCACACGTCGGCTCAGGTATTTGAGGCGTTTGCGCAGGCAAGGCAGGCAGGCTTCAAATCCATCAACATGGATTTGATTGCGGGGCTGCCGGGTGACACGCCTCAAGGATTCAGCAAAACGCTTGACGGCGTGCTTTCACTGGATCCGGAGGCCATAACGGTTCATACACTCGCAATGAAGCGGTCTTCAAGGCTTGTCACCTCCGGCGGCGGATACTACGACGCTGAGGCTCGGGACGTGAACTTAATGCTGTCGGAAGCAAGAAGCCGTTTTAAAACCGCAGGTTACCGGCCATATTATTTATATCGCCAGAAAAATACGCTCGGTGGACTTGAAAACGTAGGTTTTGCAAAACCAGGTTTCGAAGGGCTTTACAATATATTTATTATGGATGAGACACACACGATTCTGGCCGTAGGCGCAGGTGCAGTGACAAAATTAAGGCAGCCCCACGGCGATAAAATCGAACGTGTTTTCAACTTTAAGTACCCCTATGAATATATAGGCAGATTTTCAGAAATTCTAGACCGAAAGAAAAAGGTGAAAGAGTTCTATGCCAGCTACAATTAA
- a CDS encoding phosphoribulokinase / uridine kinase family protein (High confidence in function and specificity) has protein sequence MPATIKTIGRAKIKVSEVNLLAKKDAKAFFDFCNGRYEKKLDSIADRIAADPSKARLIMLSGPSASGKTTTSLKIQEKLKKRGCGAVTISMDDFFKNREDAPLLPDGTRDYESSAALDTDLLKERLGKLIFNGRANIPIFDFKTGHRLEKERPVVLDKEDVAVVEGLHALDTAITGLLPAEYILKIYVSVSSDFVDDEGKNILSARDMRLIRRTVRDFNFRGASVSNTLDMWDAVCRGEDLYVRPFKRYADITVNSAFNCEPCIFKQKAIELFSTIPEDSPHIERARHILTGLNEIEPMPESLLPGDCMLREFMGGSTYY, from the coding sequence ATGCCAGCTACAATTAAGACAATAGGCAGGGCTAAAATCAAAGTCAGCGAAGTCAACTTATTAGCGAAAAAAGATGCAAAGGCCTTTTTTGATTTCTGCAATGGGAGATACGAAAAGAAGCTCGACAGTATCGCGGACAGAATAGCCGCGGATCCGTCGAAGGCGCGGCTTATCATGCTTTCAGGGCCTTCCGCTTCGGGGAAAACCACTACATCGCTGAAGATTCAAGAGAAGTTGAAAAAACGGGGCTGCGGCGCTGTCACGATTTCCATGGACGATTTCTTCAAGAACAGGGAAGATGCGCCCTTGCTGCCGGACGGAACAAGGGATTATGAATCGTCAGCGGCCCTTGATACCGATTTGTTGAAAGAAAGACTCGGTAAGCTTATCTTTAATGGCCGTGCCAATATACCGATATTCGATTTCAAGACGGGCCATAGGTTGGAGAAAGAGCGGCCTGTAGTGCTTGATAAAGAAGATGTCGCTGTTGTTGAAGGGCTTCACGCGCTCGACACCGCAATAACAGGGCTGCTGCCGGCCGAGTATATACTCAAAATATATGTCAGCGTAAGCTCTGATTTCGTCGACGATGAGGGCAAAAATATCTTGTCTGCGAGGGACATGAGGCTGATACGCAGAACGGTTCGCGACTTCAATTTCCGCGGCGCGAGCGTAAGCAATACCCTTGACATGTGGGACGCGGTATGCCGCGGTGAAGACCTTTATGTCCGCCCGTTCAAAAGATACGCGGATATTACCGTCAATTCTGCCTTTAACTGCGAGCCGTGTATTTTTAAACAAAAGGCCATAGAACTATTCAGCACTATACCCGAAGACAGCCCCCACATCGAGCGTGCAAGGCATATCCTCACCGGGCTCAATGAGATAGAACCAATGCCTGAATCGCTATTGCCGGGCGACTGTATGCTCAGGGAATTTATGGGCGGAAGCACTTATTACTAA
- a CDS encoding hypothetical protein (Family membership) codes for MGVLEDAVIKAKGAADFAGRKTGEFVELSKLRISIAEVDKKIEAEYLELGKMVYKASREHTDCTDYVQEKATAIDLLLKKRRDLEEKVNALRKVKKCPECSHENQFDANYCNKCGAKL; via the coding sequence GTGGGTGTTTTAGAGGATGCTGTAATCAAGGCGAAGGGTGCTGCAGATTTTGCTGGCAGGAAAACCGGAGAATTCGTTGAACTTTCAAAACTTCGCATTTCAATTGCTGAAGTTGATAAAAAAATTGAAGCAGAATATTTAGAGCTTGGCAAAATGGTTTATAAAGCGTCCAGAGAGCATACTGACTGCACTGACTATGTTCAGGAAAAGGCAACTGCGATTGACTTATTGTTAAAAAAGCGCAGGGATTTGGAAGAAAAGGTAAATGCCCTTCGCAAAGTAAAAAAATGTCCCGAATGTTCCCATGAAAATCAATTTGATGCAAATTACTGCAATAAATGTGGCGCAAAGTTATAA
- the yabN gene encoding putative protein YabN (High confidence in function and specificity): MVEGFEFKNKYNFDDLIKIVSILRSPGGCPWDREQTHKSIRANFIEETYEAIEAIDNDDPELLKEELGDVLLQVALHAQMESEAGRFNIDDVADGVCKKLIVRHPHVFGDVKADNSNEVLKNWDAIKKRTKNQKSDTETLESVSRALPALMRSYKVQKRASRAGFDWPDVYGALSKAREELSELEAEIEKGDKQACLDELGDFLFAAVNIARMLEIEPEEALTFSCDKFIKRFALCEKLAAESGSDFQSMSEKEMDVLWEKAKSVLQSETE; encoded by the coding sequence ATGGTTGAAGGATTTGAGTTCAAAAACAAATACAATTTTGATGATCTTATAAAAATTGTCTCAATATTAAGAAGCCCGGGCGGGTGCCCGTGGGACAGAGAACAAACTCATAAATCAATCAGAGCGAATTTTATTGAGGAAACATATGAAGCTATCGAGGCCATTGACAATGACGACCCTGAGCTTTTAAAAGAGGAACTGGGTGATGTATTGCTTCAGGTTGCGCTGCATGCCCAGATGGAAAGTGAAGCAGGTCGTTTTAATATTGATGATGTGGCCGATGGTGTTTGCAAAAAACTTATTGTTCGCCATCCCCATGTTTTCGGCGATGTAAAAGCCGATAACTCAAATGAGGTGCTGAAAAACTGGGATGCGATAAAAAAACGGACTAAAAATCAAAAATCAGACACTGAAACGCTTGAAAGCGTGTCACGTGCGCTGCCAGCTTTGATGCGCAGCTACAAGGTTCAGAAAAGAGCGTCCCGTGCCGGTTTTGACTGGCCGGATGTTTACGGAGCCTTATCAAAAGCTCGTGAGGAATTATCAGAGCTTGAGGCGGAAATAGAAAAGGGCGATAAGCAAGCATGTCTTGATGAGCTCGGTGATTTTCTTTTCGCGGCCGTTAATATTGCACGGATGCTGGAAATTGAGCCGGAAGAGGCGCTGACTTTTTCCTGTGATAAATTCATAAAGCGTTTTGCTCTGTGCGAGAAATTAGCGGCTGAAAGCGGTTCTGATTTCCAGAGCATGAGTGAAAAAGAAATGGATGTGCTTTGGGAAAAAGCCAAAAGTGTATTGCAATCCGAAACGGAATGA
- a CDS encoding hypothetical protein (Family membership): protein MTKSELVAKVAEKAGLTKKDAEKATAAFIDSVVEALSGGDKVQLVGFGTFEVHHRSERIGHNPRTKEEIKIPATDYPVFKAGKSFKDAVAK from the coding sequence ATGACAAAATCAGAATTAGTAGCAAAGGTAGCTGAAAAAGCTGGACTTACAAAGAAGGATGCCGAGAAGGCAACTGCGGCATTTATCGACTCCGTCGTCGAAGCTCTCTCGGGCGGCGATAAAGTGCAGCTCGTTGGGTTTGGGACATTTGAAGTCCATCATCGTTCGGAGCGCATAGGCCACAATCCGCGTACAAAGGAAGAAATCAAGATCCCGGCTACAGATTATCCTGTATTCAAGGCCGGCAAATCCTTTAAGGACGCTGTGGCGAAATAA
- a CDS encoding hypothetical protein (Family membership) — translation MRLDKYLKVSRLIKRRTVANEACDAGRVTVNGKPARASYEVKPGDRISLSLGAHTLDVEVLEVNEHVTKEGASSLYRVVQQS, via the coding sequence ATGAGGCTTGATAAATATCTTAAGGTCTCGCGGCTTATTAAGCGTCGCACGGTCGCAAATGAGGCGTGCGACGCTGGTCGTGTCACCGTAAATGGAAAACCAGCGCGGGCATCATATGAGGTAAAGCCGGGAGATAGGATTAGTCTGTCCCTTGGCGCTCATACACTTGATGTAGAGGTGCTCGAGGTCAATGAACATGTGACCAAAGAGGGTGCCTCGTCACTTTACCGCGTTGTTCAACAGAGTTAA